The Vibrio tarriae genome includes a window with the following:
- the surA gene encoding peptidylprolyl isomerase SurA, with protein MKLWKPTLISVISALTLFNAHAEPKQLDSVAVIVNSGVILQSDVDSALKTIKANAKQNQQPLPQETLLREQVLEKLIIDTLQQQEADRIGVKIDDNRLNEAIKEIAKNNQQTQEQLIASVAQEGLTYPEFREQVRKEMAASDARNALVRRRINILPAEVDTLAELLAHETDATVQYKISHIQLRVDDGQDKSAAETLANKLVNDLKSGADFAQMAYAYSKGPKALQGGDWGWMRKEEMPTIFADQIKMQNKGSIIGPFRSGVGFHILKIDDVKGLETVAVTEVNARHILIKPTIILSDEGAQKQLNEFVQRIKKGEVTFAELAQQYSQDPGSAAQKGELGYQTPDLYVPEFKHQIEILPVGQISEPFKTVHGWHIVEVLDRREVDRTDSALKNKAYRILFNRKFNEEAGAWLQELRASAFVEVLKDEQDEQ; from the coding sequence ATGAAATTGTGGAAACCCACACTAATTAGCGTTATCAGTGCGCTGACTCTCTTTAACGCTCACGCAGAGCCCAAACAACTCGATAGCGTGGCAGTGATTGTCAATAGCGGCGTCATACTACAAAGTGATGTGGACAGTGCCCTAAAAACCATCAAGGCCAACGCCAAGCAAAACCAGCAGCCTTTGCCACAAGAGACCTTGCTGCGCGAGCAAGTATTGGAAAAACTGATCATCGATACTTTGCAGCAACAAGAAGCGGATCGGATTGGGGTAAAAATTGATGACAACCGCCTCAACGAAGCGATTAAAGAGATCGCGAAAAACAACCAACAAACTCAGGAGCAGTTGATTGCTTCGGTAGCGCAAGAAGGCTTAACTTACCCTGAGTTTCGTGAACAAGTCCGTAAAGAGATGGCGGCGAGTGATGCACGCAATGCCTTAGTTCGTCGTCGTATCAACATTCTGCCCGCCGAAGTTGATACGTTAGCTGAGCTGCTTGCGCATGAAACCGATGCCACTGTGCAATACAAAATCAGTCATATTCAACTGCGAGTCGATGACGGACAAGATAAAAGTGCTGCGGAAACCTTGGCCAACAAGCTGGTCAACGACCTAAAAAGTGGGGCAGACTTTGCGCAAATGGCGTACGCCTACTCCAAAGGACCCAAAGCACTGCAAGGGGGAGATTGGGGATGGATGCGCAAAGAAGAGATGCCAACCATCTTTGCTGATCAGATCAAAATGCAGAACAAAGGCAGCATTATTGGCCCGTTTCGTAGTGGTGTCGGTTTTCACATCCTGAAAATTGATGATGTCAAAGGATTAGAAACGGTCGCGGTAACAGAAGTTAATGCTCGTCACATTTTGATCAAACCGACCATCATCCTCAGCGATGAAGGCGCACAAAAACAGCTCAATGAGTTTGTACAACGCATCAAAAAGGGCGAAGTGACCTTTGCTGAATTAGCGCAGCAATATAGCCAAGACCCCGGCTCTGCCGCGCAAAAAGGTGAATTGGGCTATCAGACTCCCGATCTGTATGTCCCTGAGTTTAAACATCAGATTGAAATCTTACCCGTAGGCCAAATCAGTGAACCGTTTAAAACCGTACACGGTTGGCACATCGTAGAAGTACTCGATCGTCGCGAGGTGGACAGAACCGATTCCGCACTGAAAAATAAGGCCTACCGTATCTTGTTCAATCGTAAATTCAATGAAGAAGCGGGTGCTTGGCTGCAAGAGCTGCGTGCCAGCGCCTTTGTTGAAGTATTGAAGGACGAGCAGGATGAGCAGTAA
- the pdxA gene encoding 4-hydroxythreonine-4-phosphate dehydrogenase PdxA yields the protein MSSKRIIVTAGEPAGIGPDLVLALSAQDWPHQLVVCADKALLAQRAAQLGIQVKLLDYQRDNPVQAQQAGTLLVEHISLAEPVVAGQLNPANGHYVLKTLERAAKGCMNGEFDAIVTGPVHKGVINRAGVAFSGHTEFFAEQSKTPLVVMMLATEGLRTALVTTHLPLAEVPQAITCERLEQIVHILHKDLVEKFAIAEPKIYVCGLNPHAGEDGVLGMEEIETITPTLQRLREQYGMQLVGPLPADTIFSEKYLQQADAVLGMYHDQVLPVLKYKGFGRSVNITLGLPFIRTSVDHGTALDLAGTGQADAGSFWTALAYAIELVDKKAK from the coding sequence ATGAGCAGTAAACGCATCATTGTCACCGCTGGTGAGCCCGCGGGGATCGGTCCCGATCTGGTGCTTGCCCTCTCCGCGCAAGATTGGCCACATCAACTGGTGGTGTGTGCTGATAAAGCGTTATTGGCGCAGCGGGCCGCGCAACTTGGCATACAGGTTAAGCTACTGGATTATCAACGCGATAATCCAGTGCAAGCTCAACAAGCGGGTACCTTGTTGGTTGAGCATATTTCTCTCGCCGAACCCGTCGTCGCCGGTCAACTCAATCCAGCGAATGGACACTATGTGTTAAAAACGCTGGAAAGAGCGGCAAAAGGCTGTATGAATGGCGAATTTGATGCTATTGTCACCGGCCCTGTGCACAAGGGGGTGATCAACCGTGCGGGGGTTGCTTTCAGCGGTCATACCGAATTTTTTGCTGAACAGTCAAAGACTCCCCTCGTCGTCATGATGCTGGCCACCGAAGGCTTACGTACTGCGTTAGTCACTACACATCTGCCACTAGCAGAAGTGCCGCAAGCGATAACTTGTGAACGTCTAGAGCAGATTGTTCATATTCTCCACAAGGATTTAGTCGAGAAATTTGCCATTGCAGAGCCTAAAATCTACGTATGTGGGTTAAATCCACACGCAGGTGAAGACGGTGTATTGGGCATGGAGGAGATCGAAACCATCACTCCTACCCTACAGCGTTTGCGTGAGCAATATGGCATGCAATTGGTTGGCCCTTTACCAGCCGATACTATTTTTAGTGAAAAATACTTGCAACAAGCGGATGCCGTTCTCGGCATGTACCATGATCAAGTGCTTCCAGTGCTGAAATACAAAGGCTTTGGTCGCTCAGTCAATATTACACTCGGGCTGCCTTTTATTCGCACTTCGGTCGATCACGGTACGGCACTCGATCTGGCTGGAACGGGTCAAGCCGATGCGGGAAGCTTTTGGACTGCATTAGCTTACGCAATTGAATTAGTTGATAAAAAAGCGAAATAA
- the rsmA gene encoding 16S rRNA (adenine(1518)-N(6)/adenine(1519)-N(6))-dimethyltransferase RsmA encodes MRNDVHLGHKARKRFGQNFLNDPYIIDGIVSAINPKPGQNLVEIGPGLGAITEPVGREVDKFTVIELDRDLAERLRNHPELASKLTIHEGDAMRFDFKQLVKPNNKLRVFGNLPYNISTPLMFHLFEFHRDIQDMHFMLQKEVVNRLAAGPGTKAYGRLTVMAQYYCKVVPVLEVPPTAFVPPPKVDSAVVRLMPYEDLPHPATSLEWLDRVVREGFNQRRKTVRNCYKGLAEPETLETLGINPGMRPENLTLAQFVALANWLDATHKTHA; translated from the coding sequence ATGAGAAATGATGTCCACTTAGGGCACAAAGCGCGTAAACGCTTTGGTCAGAACTTCCTCAATGATCCTTACATCATTGATGGTATTGTGTCGGCAATTAATCCCAAACCGGGGCAAAACTTGGTTGAAATCGGCCCAGGGTTAGGCGCCATCACAGAGCCGGTAGGACGTGAAGTGGATAAGTTCACTGTCATTGAGCTTGACCGCGATCTGGCCGAACGTCTGCGTAATCATCCAGAATTAGCCAGCAAGCTGACCATTCATGAAGGCGATGCGATGCGTTTCGACTTCAAGCAGTTGGTGAAACCCAATAACAAACTTCGCGTGTTTGGTAACTTACCTTACAACATCTCAACGCCGCTGATGTTCCACTTGTTTGAATTCCATCGTGATATTCAAGACATGCACTTCATGCTGCAAAAAGAGGTAGTGAACCGATTGGCCGCTGGCCCGGGCACCAAAGCTTACGGTCGCCTAACCGTGATGGCGCAATACTACTGTAAAGTGGTTCCGGTACTAGAAGTGCCACCTACCGCATTTGTGCCACCACCAAAAGTGGATTCGGCCGTGGTACGTTTGATGCCTTATGAAGATCTCCCTCATCCAGCAACCAGCTTAGAGTGGCTAGATCGTGTGGTACGTGAAGGCTTTAACCAACGCCGTAAAACGGTGCGTAACTGTTATAAAGGTTTGGCTGAACCAGAAACTCTGGAAACTCTGGGTATCAACCCAGGTATGCGCCCAGAAAATCTGACCTTAGCTCAGTTTGTGGCATTAGCGAACTGGCTTGATGCCACACACAAAACTCACGCATAA
- the apaG gene encoding Co2+/Mg2+ efflux protein ApaG, with protein MDVSLPCIKIQVQTRYIEEQSNPEYQRFVFAYLITIKNLSTQTVQLMSRRWLITDADGKQTVVEGDGVVGEQPRIKANDEYTYSSGTALDTPVGVMQGQYLMIDEQGESFTVEIEPFRLAVPHVLN; from the coding sequence ATGGATGTTTCGCTGCCCTGTATCAAAATTCAGGTTCAAACTCGCTACATTGAGGAACAATCAAATCCTGAGTATCAGCGCTTTGTGTTCGCCTATCTCATCACCATCAAAAACCTCAGCACCCAGACCGTCCAACTGATGAGCCGGCGCTGGTTGATAACGGATGCCGATGGCAAACAGACCGTGGTTGAAGGCGATGGCGTTGTGGGAGAGCAACCTCGCATCAAAGCTAATGATGAATATACCTACAGCAGTGGCACGGCCTTAGATACTCCAGTCGGTGTGATGCAAGGGCAATATTTGATGATCGATGAACAAGGTGAGTCTTTCACGGTTGAGATTGAGCCATTTCGTTTAGCCGTTCCGCATGTATTGAATTAA
- a CDS encoding symmetrical bis(5'-nucleosyl)-tetraphosphatase — MANYIVGDIQGCFDELQQLLKQAEFNSQLDTLWFAGDLVARGPKSLETLRFAYQLGDAARVVLGNHDLHLLSVALGHHPAKRRDQTQAILDAPDAAPLLDWLRQQPLLAEHKEFVLCHAGISPQWDLATARQAAQEVESVLRSPEWSTLIEQMYSDQPDAWHPTLQGIDRLRYIVNAFTRMRFCFPDGRLDMQCKLPPQEVTDGSLLPWFQLPQRIALEKTVIFGHWAALEGYVSETVIGLDTGCVWGGTLTMLRWEDKHYFSQAALPT, encoded by the coding sequence GTGGCGAATTATATCGTGGGAGATATTCAAGGCTGCTTTGACGAGCTACAGCAACTGCTCAAACAGGCCGAATTTAATTCTCAGCTTGATACGCTGTGGTTTGCGGGGGATTTGGTCGCTCGTGGTCCAAAATCACTGGAAACCTTGCGTTTTGCCTATCAGTTAGGGGATGCAGCGCGAGTCGTGCTCGGCAATCATGATTTGCATTTGCTCTCAGTAGCACTCGGTCACCACCCCGCTAAACGGCGCGATCAAACCCAAGCGATTTTAGATGCGCCCGACGCCGCGCCATTACTCGATTGGCTACGTCAGCAGCCTTTGCTCGCTGAACATAAAGAGTTTGTACTGTGCCATGCTGGCATCTCACCACAATGGGATCTCGCCACTGCGCGTCAAGCCGCGCAAGAGGTCGAGTCTGTACTTCGCAGCCCCGAGTGGAGCACCCTGATTGAGCAGATGTACAGTGACCAACCCGACGCATGGCATCCAACGCTACAAGGGATAGATCGCTTGCGTTATATCGTTAACGCATTTACTCGTATGCGCTTTTGTTTCCCAGATGGTCGTTTAGATATGCAATGCAAACTACCACCACAAGAAGTGACTGACGGTAGCTTACTACCTTGGTTCCAATTACCGCAGCGCATTGCTCTTGAAAAGACGGTGATTTTTGGCCATTGGGCGGCATTAGAAGGGTATGTGAGTGAAACGGTGATCGGCCTAGATACGGGTTGTGTGTGGGGCGGAACCCTGACTATGCTGCGTTGGGAAGATAAACACTACTTTAGCCAAGCAGCGCTGCCAACATAA
- the folA gene encoding type 3 dihydrofolate reductase: MMVSMIAAMADQRIIGKDNQMPWHLPADFAWFKRCTLGKPVVMGRKTYQSIGRPLPGRHNIVISRDASLQIEGVDVVTSIEAALAKAGEVDEVMIIGGGSLYAACLPMAHKLYITEIHAELDGDTQFPEWGSDWLERSREHYPADEKNAYGMDFVIFERQYPLPT, translated from the coding sequence ATGATGGTCAGTATGATTGCCGCGATGGCAGACCAGCGCATTATTGGTAAAGATAATCAGATGCCTTGGCATCTACCGGCTGATTTCGCGTGGTTCAAACGCTGCACATTAGGTAAGCCTGTGGTGATGGGACGTAAAACCTACCAATCGATCGGGCGTCCTTTACCGGGGCGGCACAATATTGTGATCTCCCGTGATGCGAGTTTGCAGATTGAGGGGGTTGATGTGGTGACTTCCATTGAGGCGGCGCTGGCGAAAGCGGGTGAGGTCGACGAGGTGATGATCATCGGTGGTGGTAGCTTGTATGCGGCCTGTTTGCCGATGGCCCATAAACTGTATATTACCGAGATCCATGCAGAACTGGATGGCGATACTCAGTTTCCCGAATGGGGGAGTGATTGGTTAGAGCGCTCTCGTGAGCATTATCCTGCCGATGAAAAAAATGCCTACGGGATGGATTTTGTGATTTTTGAACGCCAATATCCGCTTCCTACTTGA
- a CDS encoding threonine/serine exporter family protein: MLSWDLFFGLLNDMFFAAIPAVGFALVFNVPVPALKYCALGGALGHGSRYLMMHFGVPIEWATFFAATLVGMVGVYWSRRFLAHPKVFTVAALIPMVPGVFAFKAMIALVEINHVGFSPELMEALLENFLKAMFIIAGLAVGLAVPGLLFYRRKPII, from the coding sequence ATGTTAAGCTGGGATTTGTTTTTCGGACTACTCAACGACATGTTTTTTGCCGCGATTCCGGCAGTTGGGTTTGCTTTAGTCTTCAATGTGCCTGTGCCCGCATTGAAATATTGTGCGTTAGGCGGTGCGCTTGGACATGGCTCGCGTTATTTGATGATGCACTTTGGCGTACCGATTGAATGGGCGACTTTTTTCGCCGCCACTTTAGTGGGTATGGTTGGTGTTTATTGGTCTCGTCGTTTTCTGGCTCATCCTAAAGTGTTTACGGTTGCAGCGCTTATCCCCATGGTTCCTGGTGTTTTTGCATTTAAAGCCATGATCGCATTAGTCGAAATTAACCATGTGGGTTTTTCGCCTGAGCTGATGGAAGCTTTATTAGAAAACTTCCTTAAAGCCATGTTTATCATTGCGGGTTTGGCGGTTGGCCTTGCTGTGCCTGGACTGTTATTCTACCGCCGAAAACCGATTATTTAA
- a CDS encoding threonine/serine exporter family protein, protein MESKQRAVSRLIAQAGQMLLAHGAESTLVGDIMRRMGLASGMSEVEVSLSASSLVVTTVYKEHCITTARRSPDRGINMRVVTQIQRICIMMEKGILDHSLAQRKLNHISPERYNRWLVVVMIGLSCAAFSRLAGGDWMVFLITLIASSVGMIVRQEIGHRQFNPLINFAATAFVTSVISAQAVIYQLGNKPTIVMASSVLMLVPGFPLINAVADMLKGYINMGIARFVMASLLTLATALGIVAAMSITGIWGW, encoded by the coding sequence ATGGAATCCAAACAGAGAGCCGTTTCTCGTTTGATTGCTCAGGCAGGGCAGATGTTATTAGCGCATGGCGCAGAAAGTACTTTAGTCGGTGATATAATGCGCCGCATGGGTTTAGCGAGTGGGATGAGTGAAGTCGAAGTCTCTCTCTCGGCGAGCTCACTCGTGGTGACTACCGTCTATAAAGAGCACTGCATTACGACTGCGCGACGCAGCCCAGATCGCGGCATCAATATGCGGGTGGTGACGCAGATCCAAAGGATCTGCATCATGATGGAAAAAGGCATTCTCGATCACAGCTTAGCGCAGCGAAAACTCAATCACATCAGTCCAGAGCGTTACAATCGTTGGCTAGTTGTGGTCATGATTGGCCTCTCTTGCGCGGCATTTAGCCGTTTGGCTGGGGGCGATTGGATGGTGTTCTTGATCACCTTGATCGCCTCGTCAGTTGGGATGATCGTTCGCCAAGAAATCGGCCATCGTCAGTTCAATCCACTCATCAATTTCGCGGCAACCGCTTTTGTTACTTCGGTGATTTCAGCCCAAGCCGTGATTTATCAACTCGGCAATAAACCAACGATCGTGATGGCTTCTTCTGTGTTGATGCTGGTGCCTGGCTTTCCATTAATTAATGCGGTCGCAGATATGCTCAAAGGTTACATCAATATGGGCATCGCACGCTTTGTGATGGCGAGTTTGCTGACTCTAGCCACGGCGCTCGGTATTGTCGCGGCAATGAGCATCACCGGAATTTGGGGGTGGTAA
- the rpmA gene encoding 50S ribosomal protein L27: protein MAHKKAGGSTRNGRDSESKRLGVKRFGGESVLAGNIIVRQRGTKFHAGTNVGIGKDHTLFALSDGKVKFEVKGPKNRKFVSIETAE, encoded by the coding sequence ATGGCACACAAAAAAGCTGGTGGTTCTACTCGTAACGGCCGCGATTCAGAAAGCAAACGTCTAGGTGTTAAGCGTTTTGGTGGTGAATCTGTACTTGCAGGTAACATCATTGTTCGTCAACGTGGTACTAAGTTCCATGCTGGCACTAACGTAGGTATCGGTAAAGACCACACTCTATTCGCTCTATCTGATGGTAAAGTGAAGTTCGAGGTTAAAGGTCCTAAGAACCGTAAATTCGTTAGCATCGAAACTGCTGAATAA
- the rplU gene encoding 50S ribosomal protein L21: MYAVFQSGGKQHRVSEGQTLRLEKLDVETGATVEFDKVLLVANGEDIKVGAPLVEGGKVVAEVVQHGRGDKVKIVKFRRRKHSRKQQGHRQWFTEVKITGINA, encoded by the coding sequence ATGTACGCTGTTTTCCAATCTGGTGGTAAACAACACCGTGTAAGCGAAGGTCAAACTCTTCGTTTAGAGAAATTAGACGTTGAAACTGGTGCAACTGTAGAATTTGATAAAGTTCTGCTGGTTGCTAACGGTGAAGACATTAAAGTAGGTGCTCCTCTTGTTGAGGGCGGTAAAGTAGTTGCTGAAGTGGTACAACACGGTCGTGGCGATAAAGTAAAAATCGTTAAGTTCCGTCGTCGTAAGCACTCTCGTAAGCAACAAGGTCACCGTCAGTGGTTCACAGAAGTGAAAATCACTGGTATCAACGCTTAA
- the ispB gene encoding octaprenyl diphosphate synthase: MDFKAIQALTANDMAKVNETIHAQLNSDVSLINQLGFYIISGGGKRLRPLLAVLSAKALGYQGSHHTTAAAFIEFIHTATLLHDDVVDESDLRRGKATANAAFGNAASVLVGDFIYTRSFQMMTELGSMKILKLMSDAVNVIAEGEVQQLMNCNDPDTTEASYMQVIYSKTARLFEAATQIGAILCDASPEVELAMQNYGKYLGTAFQLIDDVMDYTSDGDEMGKNVGDDLAEGKPTLPLLYAMQHGNPEQAAMIREAIEKANGMSRLNEILAAMEQTGSLQYTIEKALHEADKAIAELAVLPESEYKQALITLAHMAVNRSK, translated from the coding sequence ATGGATTTTAAAGCTATCCAAGCGCTTACTGCCAATGACATGGCAAAAGTGAACGAAACGATTCACGCTCAACTCAATTCTGACGTTTCCCTAATCAACCAACTGGGTTTCTATATCATCAGTGGTGGTGGGAAGCGTTTACGCCCATTGCTGGCAGTTTTATCCGCCAAAGCGCTCGGTTATCAAGGGTCACATCACACGACTGCTGCTGCGTTTATTGAATTCATTCATACGGCAACCCTGTTGCACGATGATGTGGTCGATGAATCAGACTTGCGCCGCGGTAAAGCGACCGCTAATGCCGCTTTTGGTAATGCCGCCAGCGTATTAGTCGGAGATTTTATCTACACTCGCTCGTTTCAGATGATGACAGAATTAGGATCAATGAAGATCCTGAAACTGATGAGTGATGCGGTAAACGTGATCGCTGAAGGTGAAGTACAGCAATTAATGAACTGTAACGATCCTGATACCACCGAAGCCAGCTACATGCAGGTTATTTACTCCAAAACTGCACGTCTGTTTGAAGCGGCAACCCAGATTGGCGCTATCCTGTGTGATGCTTCTCCTGAAGTCGAACTGGCGATGCAAAACTACGGTAAATACTTAGGCACCGCTTTCCAACTGATTGATGATGTGATGGATTACACTTCAGATGGTGATGAGATGGGTAAAAACGTCGGTGACGATCTGGCAGAAGGCAAACCTACCCTACCACTGCTTTATGCGATGCAGCACGGGAATCCTGAGCAAGCCGCGATGATCCGTGAAGCCATCGAGAAAGCCAATGGCATGTCGCGTCTTAATGAGATTCTCGCAGCGATGGAGCAAACCGGTTCTTTACAATACACCATTGAAAAGGCGCTGCATGAAGCGGATAAAGCCATCGCTGAACTAGCGGTTTTGCCAGAAAGCGAATACAAACAAGCCTTGATCACGCTCGCCCATATGGCGGTCAATCGCAGTAAATAG
- a CDS encoding basic amino acid/polyamine antiporter — MDKKLGLGSLTALVIGSMIGAGVFSLPQNMAAVASPLAVMIGWSITGIGMIFLALSFQYLAVNKPHVNSGVFGFAREGFGDFAGFCSAWGYWFSAMVANVSYLVIVFSTLGLLFDSPDQIIFGSGNTWWSIGGASLLLWGVHSLVLRGVQTAALINLITTMTKMVPLLLFIVCAIAAFNWSTFSLDFAGLHHISGADLLGQVKATMLITVWVFVGIEGAVVVSSRARQRKDIGRATILGLLTALSIYVLVTLLSMGVIQVNQLAQYPSPSMAQVLTAIIGPWGKYIIAVGLLISVCGAFLSWTVLASEAPFLAAKDKMFPRHFAKQNQAGSPVNALFLTTLCIQVSLILVRYTASTYDSLLIFASEMILVPYFLVGAFTLKLALEQGDRGKLLLIGFGATAYGLWLLYASGLHYLMLSTLLYVPGFAFYLKAKREQGVKAFCGREMVGASTLLLFAVGAAGMLWQGAW; from the coding sequence ATGGATAAAAAACTGGGTCTAGGCTCTCTCACTGCGTTAGTGATTGGTTCCATGATTGGCGCGGGCGTGTTTAGCTTGCCACAAAATATGGCGGCAGTCGCCAGTCCACTGGCAGTGATGATCGGTTGGTCGATCACTGGGATCGGTATGATCTTTCTTGCGCTCTCTTTTCAATATTTAGCCGTCAATAAACCTCATGTGAACAGTGGTGTGTTTGGTTTTGCTCGTGAAGGTTTTGGTGATTTTGCTGGATTTTGCTCGGCGTGGGGCTACTGGTTTAGTGCCATGGTCGCGAACGTCTCTTATCTGGTGATTGTGTTCAGTACTTTAGGACTGCTGTTTGATTCTCCTGATCAGATTATCTTTGGCTCTGGTAATACTTGGTGGTCAATTGGTGGCGCTTCTCTACTATTGTGGGGTGTTCACAGCTTAGTATTAAGAGGGGTGCAAACCGCCGCGCTGATCAATCTCATCACCACTATGACTAAAATGGTGCCTTTGCTACTTTTCATTGTGTGTGCGATTGCGGCGTTCAACTGGTCTACATTTAGCTTGGATTTCGCAGGGCTCCATCACATTTCAGGCGCTGATCTGCTCGGTCAGGTCAAAGCGACTATGTTGATCACGGTTTGGGTCTTTGTGGGGATTGAAGGTGCGGTGGTGGTATCAAGCCGAGCTCGTCAGCGTAAAGACATTGGTCGCGCGACCATTCTTGGGTTACTCACGGCTCTGTCGATTTATGTCTTAGTCACGCTGTTGTCGATGGGCGTGATTCAAGTCAATCAGTTGGCGCAATACCCGAGTCCTTCTATGGCGCAAGTGTTGACTGCGATTATTGGTCCTTGGGGTAAGTACATTATTGCGGTTGGGCTTTTGATCTCGGTTTGCGGTGCGTTTTTGAGTTGGACGGTACTGGCTTCCGAAGCGCCTTTCCTTGCCGCTAAAGATAAGATGTTTCCCCGCCATTTTGCCAAGCAGAATCAAGCGGGAAGTCCAGTTAATGCCTTGTTCTTAACCACACTCTGTATCCAAGTCTCCTTGATCTTGGTGCGCTATACTGCCAGCACTTACGATAGCTTATTGATCTTTGCCTCAGAGATGATTTTAGTGCCGTATTTTCTGGTGGGCGCTTTTACCCTTAAGCTTGCTCTGGAGCAAGGAGATCGAGGGAAATTGCTATTGATTGGCTTTGGCGCAACGGCTTATGGTTTATGGTTGCTGTATGCGTCAGGTTTGCACTATTTGATGCTCTCAACCCTGTTGTATGTACCGGGCTTCGCTTTCTATCTCAAAGCAAAGCGTGAGCAAGGTGTAAAAGCATTCTGCGGTCGAGAAATGGTCGGAGCCAGCACCCTACTGCTGTTTGCCGTTGGGGCGGCAGGCATGCTTTGGCAAGGCGCTTGGTAA
- the mdh gene encoding malate dehydrogenase, protein MKVAVIGAAGGIGQALALLLKNRLPAGSDLALYDIAPVTPGVAADLSHIPTPVTIKGYAGEDPTPALEGADVVLVSAGVARKPGMDRADLFNVNAGIVKALAEKIAVVCPKACVGIITNPVNTTVPIAAEVLKKAGVYDKRKLFGVTTLDVIRSETFVAALKDKDPGQVRVPVIGGHSGVTILPLLSQVEGVSFTDEEVAALTKRIQNAGTEVVEAKAGGGSATLSMGQAACRFGLALVKALQGESDVVEYAYVEGEGEYAPFFAQPIKLGKNGVEELLDIGKLSAYEQAALDGMLDTLKGDIQIGVEFVK, encoded by the coding sequence ATGAAAGTCGCTGTTATTGGTGCCGCTGGCGGCATTGGTCAAGCCCTTGCTCTGTTACTCAAAAACCGTCTTCCTGCTGGTTCTGATCTCGCGCTGTATGATATCGCGCCTGTCACACCGGGTGTCGCTGCGGATCTGAGTCATATCCCCACACCAGTTACCATCAAAGGCTATGCGGGTGAAGACCCAACGCCTGCGCTGGAAGGTGCGGATGTGGTGCTGGTTTCTGCGGGTGTTGCACGTAAGCCGGGTATGGATCGTGCGGATCTGTTCAATGTTAACGCTGGCATTGTCAAAGCATTGGCAGAAAAAATTGCTGTGGTGTGTCCGAAAGCCTGTGTTGGCATTATTACTAACCCAGTGAACACAACGGTCCCTATCGCAGCCGAAGTGCTGAAAAAAGCCGGTGTGTATGACAAGCGTAAGCTATTTGGTGTCACCACACTGGATGTGATCCGCTCTGAAACCTTCGTTGCCGCGCTGAAAGATAAAGATCCAGGCCAAGTTCGTGTGCCTGTGATTGGTGGTCACTCAGGGGTTACCATTCTGCCTCTGTTGTCGCAAGTAGAAGGCGTAAGCTTTACCGATGAAGAAGTCGCCGCTTTGACTAAACGTATCCAAAACGCGGGTACCGAGGTGGTTGAAGCTAAGGCGGGTGGCGGTTCAGCGACTCTTTCTATGGGCCAAGCGGCATGTCGTTTTGGTCTTGCACTGGTTAAAGCATTGCAAGGCGAATCTGATGTCGTTGAGTACGCGTATGTAGAAGGTGAGGGTGAGTACGCTCCATTCTTTGCTCAACCTATCAAGCTAGGTAAAAATGGCGTTGAAGAGTTGCTGGATATCGGCAAACTGAGTGCTTATGAGCAAGCCGCGCTGGATGGCATGCTAGATACGCTCAAAGGCGACATTCAAATCGGTGTTGAGTTTGTAAAATAA
- the argR gene encoding transcriptional regulator ArgR, with protein sequence MRNVDKQDNLVRAFKALLKEERFGSQGDIVEALKNEGFDNINQSKVSRMLTKFGAVRTRNAKMEMVYCLPAELGVPTASSSLRELVLDVDYNNALVVIRTGPGAAQLIARLLDSLGKSEGILGVVAGDDTIFITPTLDVPVKELFHSVCELFEYAG encoded by the coding sequence ATGCGTAACGTAGATAAACAAGACAACCTAGTCCGAGCCTTCAAAGCCTTACTAAAAGAAGAACGCTTTGGCTCACAAGGCGATATTGTTGAAGCGCTAAAAAATGAAGGCTTTGACAACATCAACCAATCCAAAGTATCGCGCATGCTGACCAAGTTTGGCGCGGTGCGTACCCGTAACGCTAAGATGGAGATGGTTTACTGCTTGCCTGCAGAATTAGGCGTACCGACAGCGAGTAGCTCACTGCGTGAATTAGTGCTGGATGTCGATTACAACAACGCGTTGGTGGTGATCCGCACAGGTCCGGGAGCGGCACAATTGATCGCTCGCTTGCTCGACTCTCTCGGTAAATCCGAAGGCATTCTAGGGGTAGTCGCTGGCGATGACACGATTTTTATCACCCCGACCTTGGATGTTCCAGTGAAAGAGCTGTTCCACTCTGTGTGCGAATTGTTTGAATACGCCGGTTAA